CGTTGTCGGAGTGCCTGGCAGGATCACCAAACAAGACGGCAAGAAGATCGACGTGAGCCTTGACCATATACATATACTCGATCCTTTAGTCCAGAATATGGAAGAGCTGGAAAAAAGGCTGGATAATTTAGAGAAAAATAAATAATCGGGAACAAAAGAAATGTCCGTTTATATACATAATTCCCTTAGCCGCAAAAAAGAAGAATTCCTCCCGGTAAATCCGCCGAAGCTCAATATCTATTCCTGCGGAGTGACTGTTTATGACGACTGTCATATTGGGCACGCCCGCAGCCTGTATATCTTTGACGTTATAAGCAGATACCTCAAATATCGTGGTTTTGATGTGCGCTTCGTGCGGAACATCACCGACATAGACGATAAGATCATCAACCGGGCCAATGAATTAAAGACCGGCTGGAAAGAGCTGGTCGCCAAATATATAAGCCGTTATTACGAAGATCTGGCTGCTTTGGGCATCGGTAAAGCCGACAGCGAGCCCCGGGCTACAGAGAACATCGAGGATATGAAGAGGCATATCCAGGGATTGATCGATAAAGGATACGCGTATCCCACGGATACCGGCGTGTATTTTTCTGTGCGTAAATTCAAGGATTACGGTAAATTATCAGGGCAGGGCATCGAACAGATGCTCACCGGGGTAAGGAAAGATGCGGATGAGACCAAAGAGGATCCGTTGGATTTCGCCCTCTGGAAAAGATCCAAGCCGGGCGAGCCTTTCTGGGAAAGCCCCTGGGGCCAAGGCCGTCCGGGTTGGCATATCGAGTGCTCGGTGATGAGCGCCAAATACCTCAAGGCGGAAACGCTGGATATCCACGCCGGAGGCAGGGACCTTATCTTCCCGCATCATGAGAACGAGATCGCCCAGAGCGAGGCGCTTACCGGCAAGCCTTTTGCCAGATACTGGATCCACCACGGTCTGTTGACCATTAACGGCCAGAAGATGTCCAAATCCCTGGGGAATTTTATCACCATAAAAGACGCCCTGGCTAAATATCCGGCGGATGTCTTAAAGATTTTTTTCCTGCAGGCGCATTATTCCAGCCCCATTGATTTCTCAGATGATAAAATGAAAGAAGCCGGCCAGGCCCTGGAACGGATTCGTATTCTATTGAATAAAATAAAAATCCAAGAAGTAAAAAATACCTCGGTTGTTTCCCGTAAGAAGAACTCAGAAATAGATAGTATCAGAAATAAGTTTTTAGCAGCAATGGATGATGATTTTAATACGCCGCAAGGATTAGCTG
This region of Candidatus Omnitrophota bacterium genomic DNA includes:
- the cysS gene encoding cysteine--tRNA ligase, producing the protein MSVYIHNSLSRKKEEFLPVNPPKLNIYSCGVTVYDDCHIGHARSLYIFDVISRYLKYRGFDVRFVRNITDIDDKIINRANELKTGWKELVAKYISRYYEDLAALGIGKADSEPRATENIEDMKRHIQGLIDKGYAYPTDTGVYFSVRKFKDYGKLSGQGIEQMLTGVRKDADETKEDPLDFALWKRSKPGEPFWESPWGQGRPGWHIECSVMSAKYLKAETLDIHAGGRDLIFPHHENEIAQSEALTGKPFARYWIHHGLLTINGQKMSKSLGNFITIKDALAKYPADVLKIFFLQAHYSSPIDFSDDKMKEAGQALERIRILLNKIKIQEVKNTSVVSRKKNSEIDSIRNKFLAAMDDDFNTPQGLAAIFDLVSVTNKNIDKLEFINEARIVLAELLQILGISLKWDNTVNAPKIQLKAGLHDPAVYITQEEVDSKVAEREKARKNKDYAASDRIRKELEVKGVILEDTKDGTTWRRKL